Proteins co-encoded in one Metabacillus sp. KUDC1714 genomic window:
- the rnmV gene encoding ribonuclease M5 gives MKIKEIIVVEGKDDTTAIKRAVDADTIETNGSSIGESVIEQVKLAQQTRGVILFTDPDFPGEKIRKTISEKVPGCKHAFLPKEEARPKNGKGIGVEHASVESIRIALQSVKEEMDEFISEIFLDDLLEAGLVGGNRARARREKLGALLKIGYTNGKQLHKRLQMFQISREEYIKAVTTILQEENN, from the coding sequence ATGAAAATAAAAGAAATTATTGTTGTTGAAGGGAAAGATGATACAACTGCTATTAAACGAGCTGTTGATGCAGATACAATTGAAACGAATGGATCATCAATCGGTGAGTCAGTTATAGAGCAGGTAAAGCTTGCTCAACAAACAAGAGGTGTCATTTTATTTACCGATCCGGATTTTCCTGGAGAAAAGATAAGAAAAACAATTTCAGAAAAAGTCCCTGGCTGTAAACATGCTTTCTTGCCTAAAGAGGAGGCAAGACCGAAAAATGGTAAGGGGATAGGAGTGGAGCACGCCTCTGTTGAATCAATACGTATTGCATTACAGTCAGTTAAAGAAGAAATGGATGAATTCATTAGTGAAATATTTTTGGATGATTTATTAGAAGCTGGTCTTGTGGGTGGAAATCGAGCAAGGGCTAGACGTGAAAAATTAGGTGCTTTATTAAAAATCGGCTATACAAATGGAAAACAACTTCATAAAAGACTGCAAATGTTTCAAATAAGTAGAGAAGAATACATAAAAGCAGTAACCACGATCTTACAGGAGGAGAATAATTAA
- the purR gene encoding pur operon repressor: MKFRRSGRLVDMTNYMLHHPHSLVPLTFFSEKYKSAKSSISEDLTIIKETFEQHGIGTLLTVPGAAGGVKFIPQVEANEALQFIDELCELMAKPERLLPGGYLYLTDILGNPSIVNKLGRLFATVFSNRKIDVVMTVATKGIPLAYAVAGQLGVPVVMVRKDSKVTEGSTVSINYVSGSSKRIQTMLLAKRSLKEGSNVLIIDDFMKAGGTINGMISLLEEFKANVAGIGVLVETEGVEERLVDEYVSLVKLTDVDTREKHIQVMAGTYLQFVKDKEIGED, from the coding sequence ATGAAATTTCGTCGTAGTGGTCGTCTTGTGGATATGACAAACTACATGCTTCATCATCCACATTCGTTAGTGCCATTAACATTCTTTTCTGAGAAATATAAATCAGCTAAATCTTCCATAAGCGAAGACTTGACGATTATTAAAGAGACTTTTGAGCAACATGGAATTGGAACTTTACTAACCGTACCTGGTGCTGCTGGTGGAGTGAAGTTTATTCCACAAGTCGAGGCAAATGAAGCATTACAATTCATTGACGAGCTTTGTGAATTAATGGCTAAACCAGAAAGGTTACTTCCTGGAGGTTATTTGTATTTAACGGATATCCTAGGTAACCCTTCTATTGTAAACAAGTTGGGAAGATTATTTGCAACGGTTTTTAGCAACCGTAAAATTGATGTAGTAATGACTGTAGCAACTAAGGGTATACCTCTCGCCTATGCAGTCGCAGGACAGCTTGGTGTGCCTGTTGTTATGGTAAGAAAAGATAGTAAGGTAACAGAGGGTTCTACGGTAAGTATTAATTATGTTTCTGGTTCATCAAAGCGGATACAAACGATGCTATTAGCAAAAAGAAGTTTAAAAGAAGGTTCAAATGTATTAATTATTGATGACTTCATGAAAGCTGGAGGTACAATTAATGGCATGATTAGCCTCTTGGAAGAGTTTAAGGCTAATGTGGCAGGTATCGGTGTTCTTGTAGAAACTGAGGGAGTAGAAGAGAGATTGGTTGATGAATACGTCTCTCTCGTGAAATTAACTGATGTAGATACTCGTGAAAAACACATCCAGGTAATGGCGGGAACATATTTACAGTTTGTGAAGGATAAGGAGATTGGAGAGGATTAG
- a CDS encoding RidA family protein yields the protein MNIVSTNQAPAAIGPYSQGIIAGNIFYSSGQIPLTAEGELVTGDIAEQTHQVFKNLKAVLEEAGASFESVVKATVFLKDMNSFAAFNDVYGHYFAEHKPARSCVEVARLPKDVLVEIEVIALIK from the coding sequence ATGAATATAGTAAGTACAAATCAGGCACCAGCCGCTATTGGTCCATATTCTCAAGGTATTATCGCAGGTAATATTTTTTATAGTTCAGGCCAGATTCCCTTAACTGCTGAGGGCGAATTGGTTACAGGAGATATTGCAGAACAAACACATCAAGTTTTTAAAAACTTAAAAGCAGTACTAGAAGAGGCTGGAGCTTCATTTGAATCAGTTGTTAAAGCTACAGTATTTCTTAAGGATATGAATTCGTTTGCTGCATTTAATGATGTGTACGGCCATTATTTTGCAGAGCATAAACCGGCACGTTCTTGTGTAGAGGTTGCACGTCTTCCGAAGGATGTTCTTGTAGAAATTGAAGTAATAGCATTAATTAAATAA
- a CDS encoding anti-sigma-F factor Fin family protein, producing MALHYHCRHCGVNVGSIDNISVSSEQLGFDHLTNDERQEMITYQQNGDIHIKTICEDCQDALNRNPDLHQYESFIQ from the coding sequence ATGGCTCTGCATTATCATTGTAGACACTGTGGTGTGAATGTAGGAAGCATTGATAATATCTCTGTTTCAAGCGAACAGCTAGGGTTTGATCATTTAACAAATGATGAACGTCAAGAGATGATCACTTACCAGCAAAATGGTGATATTCACATAAAAACAATTTGTGAGGATTGTCAGGATGCTCTAAATAGAAATCCAGATTTACACCAATATGAGAGTTTTATTCAGTAA
- a CDS encoding ribose-phosphate diphosphokinase produces the protein MSNRYGDSNLKIFTLNSNPALAQEIAEIVGVDLGKSSVTRFSDGEIQINIEESIRGCDVYIIQSTSGPVNEHLMELLIMIDALKRASAKTINLVIPYYGYARQDRKARAREPITAKLVANLIETAGSTRVITLDLHAPQIQGFFDIPIDHLMGVPILGEYFLGKKLDDIVIVSPDHGGVTRARKLADKLKAPIAIIDKRRPRPNVVEVMNIVGNIEGKTAILIDDIIDTAGTITLAANALVENGAKEVYACCTHPVLSGPAIERIQNSKIKELVVTNSIALPEEKRIDKLVELSVAPLIGEAIIRVHEKQSVSLLFD, from the coding sequence ATGTCTAATCGCTATGGAGATTCTAATTTAAAAATATTTACGCTAAACTCTAATCCTGCTTTAGCACAAGAAATTGCTGAAATTGTTGGGGTTGATTTAGGGAAGAGTTCTGTAACTCGCTTTAGTGATGGAGAAATTCAAATTAATATCGAAGAAAGTATTCGTGGTTGTGATGTTTATATTATCCAATCAACAAGTGGTCCTGTCAACGAGCACTTAATGGAGCTATTAATTATGATAGATGCTTTAAAGCGTGCATCAGCCAAAACGATTAACCTCGTTATTCCTTACTATGGTTATGCGAGACAAGATCGTAAAGCAAGAGCTAGAGAGCCAATTACAGCTAAGCTTGTGGCAAACCTAATAGAAACAGCAGGATCAACTCGTGTTATCACGCTTGATCTACATGCACCACAAATTCAAGGATTCTTTGATATACCAATCGATCATCTTATGGGAGTTCCAATTTTAGGAGAGTATTTCCTGGGTAAGAAATTAGATGATATTGTCATTGTTTCCCCGGATCATGGTGGTGTTACACGTGCTCGTAAATTAGCAGATAAGCTAAAAGCTCCTATTGCGATTATTGACAAAAGACGCCCAAGACCTAATGTTGTTGAAGTGATGAATATTGTTGGTAATATCGAAGGGAAAACAGCCATCCTAATCGATGATATTATCGACACAGCAGGAACGATTACTCTAGCAGCTAACGCGCTTGTTGAAAATGGCGCAAAAGAGGTATATGCTTGTTGCACACATCCAGTTTTATCTGGTCCAGCTATTGAGCGTATTCAAAATTCTAAAATTAAAGAACTAGTTGTTACAAATTCAATTGCATTACCTGAAGAGAAGCGTATTGATAAATTAGTTGAATTATCTGTGGCTCCATTAATTGGTGAAGCTATCATACGTGTACATGAAAAACAATCTGTAAGTTTACTTTTCGATTAA
- the rsmA gene encoding 16S rRNA (adenine(1518)-N(6)/adenine(1519)-N(6))-dimethyltransferase RsmA, whose product MMKDIATPVRTTAILEKYGFSFKKSLGQNFLIEPNILSRIVDHAEVTDKTGVIEIGPGIGALTEQLARRAKKVVAFEIDQRLLPILNETLAPYPNVSIIHQDVLEADLKRAVKEHFSDCEEIMVVANLPYYVTTPIIMKLLEDQLPLKGIVVMLQKEVADRISAKPSTKEYGSLSIAVQYYTDAKTVMTVPKTVFVPQPNVDSAIIRLLVRNEPIVELENESFFFQIVRASFAQRRKTLLNNLVHFLPNGKELKPVIEETLSQVNIDGKRRGESLSIEEFAKLSDALDKVLTKA is encoded by the coding sequence ATGATGAAAGATATTGCAACTCCGGTTAGAACTACGGCAATTTTAGAAAAGTACGGCTTTTCCTTTAAAAAAAGTTTAGGTCAAAATTTTCTTATAGAACCCAATATATTATCAAGAATTGTTGATCATGCTGAGGTGACCGATAAAACGGGTGTTATTGAAATTGGACCAGGAATAGGTGCATTAACAGAACAGCTTGCTAGACGAGCAAAAAAGGTTGTCGCATTTGAGATCGATCAAAGATTGCTCCCAATCTTAAATGAAACATTAGCGCCATATCCAAATGTATCAATTATTCATCAAGATGTTTTAGAGGCAGATTTAAAGAGAGCTGTAAAGGAGCACTTTAGCGACTGTGAGGAAATTATGGTTGTAGCAAACTTGCCTTATTACGTAACAACTCCAATCATAATGAAGCTATTAGAAGATCAATTACCACTTAAAGGGATCGTCGTAATGCTCCAAAAAGAGGTGGCAGATCGAATTTCAGCTAAACCATCTACTAAAGAATATGGTTCGTTATCAATTGCTGTACAGTATTATACTGATGCCAAAACAGTTATGACTGTTCCTAAAACAGTATTTGTACCTCAGCCTAATGTTGATTCAGCAATTATACGCTTATTAGTAAGAAATGAGCCAATTGTTGAATTGGAAAATGAATCATTCTTTTTCCAAATTGTCCGGGCTAGCTTTGCACAAAGAAGAAAGACACTGCTAAATAATTTGGTTCATTTCTTACCGAATGGAAAAGAATTAAAGCCGGTGATAGAAGAAACATTGTCACAAGTAAATATCGATGGAAAACGAAGAGGAGAGTCTCTTTCCATTGAAGAGTTTGCCAAGCTTAGTGATGCATTAGATAAAGTGCTCACAAAAGCTTAA
- a CDS encoding 50S ribosomal protein L25/general stress protein Ctc: MTTLQATERTEFTNSAKRKIRESGKVPAVIYGKASENKSVALDSIELIKTLREEGKNSIITLDVNGSSHAVMLYDMQKDPLKNEIVHADFHIVDMKSDVQVEVPIHLTGEALGVKDGGVLQQPLHEVTITAKPGKIPQTIDVDITNLGVNETLLIKDIPNNGNYSFVQDEEQVIASVLPPQQEAEIDSGEEQEAGTPENEEGREHNAE; the protein is encoded by the coding sequence ATGACAACATTACAAGCAACTGAAAGAACGGAATTCACAAACTCAGCTAAAAGAAAAATTCGTGAATCAGGAAAAGTACCCGCGGTTATTTACGGAAAGGCTTCAGAAAATAAATCAGTAGCGTTAGATAGTATTGAACTAATTAAGACATTGAGAGAAGAAGGTAAGAATTCAATTATTACTCTAGATGTTAATGGATCATCACATGCAGTTATGCTCTATGATATGCAAAAAGACCCATTAAAAAATGAAATTGTTCATGCGGATTTTCATATAGTGGACATGAAATCAGATGTACAAGTTGAAGTGCCGATTCACTTAACAGGCGAAGCTCTAGGAGTGAAGGATGGTGGTGTTTTACAGCAACCTCTTCATGAAGTAACAATCACTGCGAAACCAGGGAAGATTCCACAGACGATTGATGTTGATATTACGAACCTTGGAGTAAATGAGACACTATTGATAAAGGATATTCCAAATAACGGGAACTATTCTTTCGTGCAAGATGAAGAACAGGTTATTGCATCCGTTCTCCCACCTCAACAAGAAGCAGAAATTGATAGTGGAGAAGAGCAAGAAGCTGGAACTCCTGAAAATGAAGAGGGTCGTGAGCATAACGCTGAGTAA
- the pth gene encoding aminoacyl-tRNA hydrolase, which produces MKLIVGLGNPGKEYDQTRHNVGFMIIDRLSEELSIPLDRHKFNGLYGMGHISGEKVILLKPLTYMNLSGECIRPLMDYYEINDDELVVIYDDLDLPVGKIRLRTKGSAGGHNGIKSMILHLATQEFNRIRVGIDRPANGMKISDYVLSRFSSDEAQGIIEAIERSANACEKWLSTSFTQVMNEYN; this is translated from the coding sequence ATGAAACTCATAGTCGGGTTAGGTAACCCTGGGAAAGAGTATGATCAAACAAGACACAATGTAGGTTTTATGATAATAGATAGGCTTTCAGAAGAGTTATCTATCCCTCTTGATCGTCACAAGTTTAATGGGCTATACGGAATGGGGCATATTTCAGGAGAGAAAGTCATATTATTAAAACCACTTACATACATGAATTTGTCAGGGGAATGCATTCGACCTTTGATGGATTATTATGAAATAAATGATGACGAACTAGTCGTTATTTACGATGACCTTGACCTACCTGTTGGAAAAATTCGATTAAGAACAAAAGGTAGTGCTGGAGGTCATAATGGGATTAAATCAATGATTCTACACTTAGCGACACAAGAATTTAATCGGATCCGTGTAGGTATTGATCGTCCGGCAAATGGAATGAAAATTTCAGATTATGTATTAAGCCGATTTTCTTCCGATGAAGCTCAGGGGATAATTGAAGCAATTGAACGTTCAGCAAATGCATGTGAAAAATGGTTATCAACCTCTTTCACCCAAGTTATGAATGAATATAATTAA
- the glmU gene encoding bifunctional UDP-N-acetylglucosamine diphosphorylase/glucosamine-1-phosphate N-acetyltransferase GlmU, protein MDNRFAVILAAGQGTRMKSSLYKVLHPVCGKPMVQHVLDHVSKLDLAKIVTVVGHGAEIVKSELGDVSEYALQSEQLGTAHAVMQAASYLENEEGTTIVICGDTPLITPDTLNSLLTHHQETNAMATILTAKADDPTGYGRIVRNEMGTVEKIVEHKDATELERGIPEINTGTYCFDNKELFKALSNVSNDNVQGEYYLPDVIEILQKEGKIVSAYQTASFDETLGVNDRIALSQAEKIMKQRINKEHMRNGVSLIDPDHTYISADAVIGRDTVIYPGTMIIGETVIGENCIIGPNSEIKNCTVQNETTIRQSVAHDSHIGNSVAIGPFAHIRPSSTISDEVKIGNFVEIKKSTMGKGSKASHLSYIGDAEVGADVNLGCGSITVNYDGKNKFLTKIEDGAFIGCNSNLVAPVTIGKGAYVAAGSTVTNDVPEKALSVARSRQVNKENYVDRLNNKNS, encoded by the coding sequence ATGGATAATCGGTTCGCAGTTATTTTAGCTGCTGGTCAAGGCACACGAATGAAATCTTCACTATATAAAGTTCTACATCCTGTTTGTGGAAAACCAATGGTACAGCATGTTTTAGATCATGTATCTAAATTAGATTTAGCAAAGATTGTTACTGTAGTTGGGCATGGGGCTGAAATAGTAAAATCTGAACTTGGAGATGTTAGTGAGTATGCTTTGCAAAGTGAACAGTTAGGGACTGCTCATGCTGTTATGCAAGCTGCATCATACTTAGAGAATGAAGAAGGAACAACGATTGTTATTTGCGGTGATACGCCCCTTATCACACCAGACACTCTTAATTCTTTATTAACTCATCACCAAGAAACAAATGCAATGGCAACGATCTTAACTGCAAAAGCCGATGATCCAACTGGCTATGGTCGCATCGTTCGGAATGAAATGGGGACAGTAGAAAAAATAGTTGAGCATAAAGATGCAACTGAATTAGAACGAGGTATTCCGGAAATTAATACAGGTACATATTGCTTTGATAATAAAGAATTATTTAAAGCATTATCAAATGTATCGAATGATAATGTTCAAGGAGAATATTATCTACCAGATGTAATTGAAATTCTCCAAAAAGAAGGAAAGATCGTTTCAGCTTATCAAACAGCTTCTTTTGATGAAACTTTGGGAGTAAACGATCGTATTGCGTTATCACAGGCAGAAAAAATTATGAAGCAACGCATCAATAAAGAGCATATGAGAAATGGTGTATCGTTAATTGATCCTGATCACACGTATATTTCAGCAGATGCCGTAATTGGACGTGATACAGTTATCTATCCCGGAACAATGATTATTGGTGAAACTGTAATCGGTGAAAATTGCATTATTGGTCCAAATTCAGAAATAAAAAATTGCACAGTTCAAAATGAAACAACAATCCGCCAATCTGTTGCCCATGATAGTCATATTGGTAATAGTGTTGCAATTGGGCCATTTGCGCACATTCGTCCTTCATCTACTATTTCTGATGAAGTGAAAATTGGGAACTTCGTTGAAATCAAAAAATCGACAATGGGTAAAGGAAGTAAAGCATCACATTTAAGCTATATTGGAGATGCTGAAGTTGGTGCAGATGTAAATCTTGGATGTGGATCTATTACTGTTAATTATGACGGTAAAAATAAGTTTTTAACAAAGATTGAAGATGGAGCTTTTATAGGTTGTAATTCTAACTTAGTTGCCCCTGTAACAATCGGTAAAGGAGCATATGTTGCCGCTGGATCAACAGTTACAAATGATGTACCAGAAAAGGCGTTATCGGTTGCGCGATCAAGACAAGTAAATAAAGAGAATTATGTCGATCGTTTAAATAATAAAAATTCCTAA
- the yabG gene encoding sporulation peptidase YabG produces MQVKIGDVVARKSYKLDLLFRVINVKTSANGEQVAILYGDEVRLIADAQCDDLVVVDENEKNSRKQKEKEIIDQSYYLFRQDYQLLREKQEYYATSSYSHNEEFFHIPGRVLHVDGDPLYLQKCLSLYEKIGVPVNGIHVSEKEMPEKIIGLLDKYRPDILVVTGHDAYSKHKGNIDDLNAYRHSKQFVQTVRNARNKVPHLDQLVIFAGACQSHFESLIRAGANFASSPSRVNIHALDPVYIVAKISFTPFVERINVWDVLRNTLTREKGLGGVETKGVLRTGMPYRKHDFQ; encoded by the coding sequence ATGCAGGTGAAAATTGGAGATGTAGTAGCAAGAAAATCCTATAAGCTTGACCTGTTATTTAGAGTGATTAATGTAAAAACATCTGCTAATGGTGAGCAGGTTGCAATTTTATATGGAGATGAAGTTAGGCTAATAGCAGATGCACAATGTGATGATCTAGTTGTTGTGGATGAAAATGAAAAGAATAGTCGTAAGCAAAAGGAAAAGGAAATCATTGATCAATCGTATTATTTATTTAGACAGGATTATCAACTATTGCGAGAAAAACAGGAATATTACGCAACATCTAGCTATAGTCATAATGAAGAGTTTTTCCATATTCCTGGAAGAGTTCTTCATGTTGATGGAGATCCACTTTATTTACAAAAGTGTTTATCCTTATATGAAAAGATTGGAGTCCCAGTAAATGGGATACATGTAAGTGAAAAAGAGATGCCAGAAAAAATAATTGGGCTACTAGATAAATACCGTCCAGATATATTAGTGGTGACGGGCCATGATGCTTATTCAAAGCATAAAGGAAATATAGATGATTTAAATGCATATCGGCATTCTAAACAGTTTGTTCAAACTGTGAGAAATGCCCGTAATAAAGTTCCACATCTTGATCAGCTAGTCATATTTGCAGGAGCTTGTCAGTCTCACTTTGAATCTTTAATTCGTGCAGGTGCTAATTTTGCCAGTTCACCTTCACGAGTTAATATACATGCATTAGACCCGGTATACATTGTTGCAAAAATAAGTTTTACACCTTTTGTTGAAAGAATAAATGTATGGGATGTTCTTAGAAATACCCTAACAAGAGAAAAAGGACTTGGTGGTGTAGAAACAAAGGGAGTTCTTCGAACAGGTATGCCATATAGAAAACATGATTTCCAATAA
- the veg gene encoding biofilm formation stimulator Veg: MGKTLTDIKKSLDGNLGRRLTLKANGGRRKTIERCGVLAETYPSVFVIELDQDENSFERVSYSYADVLTETVQLTFFEDTTGSFAVSGQ, translated from the coding sequence ATGGGAAAAACTCTAACGGATATTAAAAAGTCCTTGGATGGTAATCTTGGCAGACGATTAACTCTTAAAGCAAACGGTGGTCGTAGAAAAACGATAGAACGCTGTGGTGTACTTGCAGAAACCTATCCATCTGTCTTTGTTATTGAGCTTGATCAAGATGAAAATTCTTTTGAACGTGTATCTTACAGCTATGCTGATGTTTTAACTGAAACAGTACAATTAACATTTTTTGAAGATACAACAGGTTCATTTGCAGTTAGTGGACAGTAG
- the spoVG gene encoding septation regulator SpoVG gives MEVTDVRLRRVNTEGRMRAIASITLDHEFVVHDIRVIDGNNGLFVAMPSKRTPDGEFRDIAHPINSNTRGKIQDAVLAEYHRLGELEVEFEEAGAS, from the coding sequence ATGGAAGTTACAGACGTTAGATTACGCCGCGTAAATACCGAAGGTCGTATGAGAGCGATTGCATCTATCACACTAGATCATGAATTTGTTGTTCATGATATTCGTGTTATTGATGGAAATAACGGTCTCTTTGTTGCGATGCCAAGTAAGCGTACTCCTGATGGAGAGTTCAGAGATATTGCACACCCTATTAACTCTAATACACGCGGAAAGATTCAAGATGCTGTATTAGCTGAATATCATCGTTTAGGTGAGCTAGAAGTAGAATTTGAAGAAGCAGGTGCTTCATAA
- a CDS encoding small, acid-soluble spore protein, alpha/beta type has product MGRRRGIMSESFKYELAKDLGFYDTVKEEGWGAIRSRDAGNMVKRAVELAQSQLAQQNNRNK; this is encoded by the coding sequence ATGGGCAGACGTCGTGGAATTATGTCTGAAAGCTTTAAATATGAATTGGCAAAGGACTTAGGTTTTTACGATACAGTTAAAGAAGAAGGCTGGGGAGCAATTCGGTCGCGTGATGCTGGTAATATGGTTAAGCGCGCCGTTGAATTAGCACAATCACAGCTTGCTCAACAGAATAATAGGAATAAATAG
- the ispE gene encoding 4-(cytidine 5'-diphospho)-2-C-methyl-D-erythritol kinase has translation MRVLEKAPAKINLSLDVLHKRKDGFHEVKMIMTTIDLADRVELVDLPYDEIRIISHNRFVPDDQRNLAYQAAKLLKDRFKIRKGISISITKTIPVAAGLAGGSSDAAATLRGLNRLWNLGLTLDELANLGAEIGSDVSFCVYGGTALATGRGEIIQHITSPPHCWVVLAKPTIGVSTADVYKNLNINSIHHPYVEGMIEALKIGDYDQICNLMGNVLESVTLHMYPEVANIKDQMKRFGADAVLMSGSGPTVFGLVQYESRLPRVYNGLRGFCDQVFAVRMLGERNCLD, from the coding sequence ATGCGTGTTTTAGAAAAAGCACCAGCGAAGATAAATTTATCATTAGATGTCCTTCACAAACGTAAGGATGGCTTTCATGAAGTGAAAATGATTATGACAACGATAGATCTAGCCGACCGTGTTGAGCTAGTTGATTTACCATATGATGAAATAAGGATTATTTCTCATAACCGGTTTGTTCCAGATGATCAACGGAACTTAGCATATCAGGCAGCTAAATTATTAAAAGACCGATTTAAGATTAGAAAAGGGATATCTATTTCAATTACAAAAACAATACCAGTAGCTGCAGGCTTAGCAGGAGGAAGTAGTGATGCGGCTGCAACTTTACGAGGGCTAAATCGGTTATGGAATTTAGGTTTAACTTTAGATGAATTAGCAAATCTAGGAGCAGAAATCGGATCAGATGTATCCTTTTGTGTATATGGAGGGACTGCGTTAGCTACTGGTAGAGGTGAAATTATTCAACATATTACTTCACCACCACATTGTTGGGTCGTACTTGCAAAGCCAACAATTGGTGTTTCTACAGCTGACGTATATAAGAATTTAAACATCAACTCTATTCATCATCCTTATGTAGAGGGGATGATTGAAGCGTTAAAAATCGGTGATTATGATCAAATATGCAATCTTATGGGAAATGTATTAGAGAGTGTAACATTACATATGTATCCTGAGGTCGCAAATATAAAAGACCAAATGAAACGATTTGGCGCTGACGCAGTATTAATGAGTGGTAGCGGACCAACCGTTTTTGGTCTCGTGCAATATGAATCACGCTTGCCAAGAGTTTATAATGGTTTAAGGGGATTTTGTGACCAAGTTTTTGCGGTAAGGATGCTTGGAGAACGAAACTGCCTTGATTAA